TACAATACCTGCCCCACATGACAAGACTGCAGATCAGGCCACTCCTGGTTATTGTAGGAATAACTATAGGTGTTGGTGCTGGAACAGTGGGGCTGACTACTTCTCAATCCCTATACAAAagttcttttctcagcttgaaaaCAGCTTTCAAGAAATTACTGGAACCATGCTCACCAGAAAAACCAGATGGATTCTTTGGCAGCAATGGTCCTTCAGAACTGAGGGGAACTAGATGTTCTTAcagctaaagaaggtggtctttgcTGTTTCTCCAAGAAGGCTGTTTCTATGGCAATGAATCTAGGAGAGTAAGAAATAAAATCTAGCCCTACAGTCAGACATCCAGAAACACAGGGAATGATGTAAGGCTCCGATTCCTGGGCTCTCAAAAACCATGTATGGAAATGGATAGTTCCCTTCCTAAAACCTCCTCATTTTTCTGGCTTAACTATTCACTCCCTACCTTATTTACCTTGTTTCTGCATCCCTTCAATGACAAATTGAAGAAAATTTCTAGCCAAACAATCAGTTCCTTTTACAGGATTACCAGCCACTGTCCACAGAGGAGCCTGATGAAAATAACTATCAATTGGTCACTGATGTTGAAATTCAGCTACACTCCCAAGTTGAAGACACCTCTAGACAGCAGCAATCTGTTTAAGAGATCTGTTTACCCTTTCACCATtggcttccccctcctcctttccttcccctccttagGGAAAGTAAAAAGGAGGTTTGTTAGCATCAGAAGCTGTTTACAGCCAGCCTCTGAATCCAGATATGATGTCATCCCTAGGCAAGAGAATCCTTCTGCATCCTTTGCTATGGCAACCTTCACATACCCCTTGTGATAACTGCATCCCCCATGAGTCATCACCTGTGTTACCTACTTCATGGACCAGATGAAAGACACAAACCCCGAcccatctctcttttccttccttcctccctctttcaaTAAAGATCTCCAAAAGTGTGAACTGTGTGGGCTTGGCATGATCTATCCaggaataaatcatttttaagttACAGGGGATTCCCACATAGTAGCATACCATGGCAGCTGGgggtacatgtgtacacacacacacagagcagggcaCCACTGGAGCTGGAGGATTGCAGTGAGGACCCCCCACAGCACCACTGAGGCTGGgggagcacatacacacacagctaaCTACTTGGGCTGGAGGATGGACACACAATTAGCAGCGAACCACTAGAGCTATTCCTGGCCTTATTTGACTTGGCTAAGATCCTAAATATccacaagaaaacaaatattaatGTTTTAGGTAGCCTGAGACTCCTCTGAAAGATGTTGGGACATTCTGCCAGTGAGCCTATTTGAAGTGAGCTAGGTTTGGACACACAGCACAGCAATGGATATTGACATACCAACACCCTCCCTACTGATTGATTCCTGGTTACCAGCAGGCGAGTGACTTTACCTCACCACATGCTCCTTGCCATTTATGACCTGGCTTGTGACAAACTACAAAACAGTGGTGCCCACACACCATGGATTGAATCTCTAAGCCTTGAGCCAAAATAACTTTTCTTCCATCAAAGTTGATTTGATAGAAGTATTTTGCCACACTGACAGAAAATGAATCCATTTACTTTTTACTCTGGAAAGTGAGGAAATTATGCAAATGGAGAGGGATGGTGCATTAATTCAGGCTGAGCATTTACAGACAACTATCTTTCTATATTAAGTTTTTGTCTGTGCTTCCTTGGCCTGGAAGAAATGTCTTAGCTTTAGGAGTGAGTAAgcatgccttttcttttttcttttaaattaagggattatatatttaaaaaaaaaaaccttatttattattgtatctaactacactgtagctgtcttcagaagcaccagaagagggattcagatctcattatagatggttgtgagccaccatgtggttgctgggatttgaactcaggacctttagaagagcagttagtattcttaactgctgagccatctttccagcccaagcATGCTTTTTCAATACACACCTGTATCACACATGGAAACAAAGTCCCAGAGAGGGGTGAGACTGCATGTGGCAATCCTCCAACACCAGACATAACTTGTTTATAACATGCAAATTTACCCTAACCCAGCCCTGCCATTCCCTAATCCAACAGAAACTTCCTCTTTGGATCAAACTATATTACAGATCAATCAACAGCTATTTTTAAGAACCCCTCAAATTGCAGAGTAGGCTAATGATGACCAGAGAAAGTGGGGTTAGGAAAATAGAAGGAAGTTAGTGTAAACCACCtgcggccacactaactgggttcctgagtgggaggccagagATGTATGGAAGGAAACagcgagagaaataatggaggccaagacatgtttctgttcaaggcccccaagtttactaagagtctgtgcttataaagaggggagtCCCCCCCCCTCTGGCCCCCTTGCCAGTCTACTACTTCTTGTTGCCTGTTGCCAGCCTGTAGGTGGATCTGCCAGAtgctgtctctggaatatctcaaaggcctctcagcaggtagcagtgtcttggagaagagcagcaggcaggtgacagaacaatagagccatctaagttGGAAGgttccaccccaggtggtctcatactcagtggcagcaaggtcaaagccagcctactcaaggctCGTGAAGGCTACAAgttagtgttaaaaaaaaaaaaagatagtagaATTATGCCTGGCTTCTACTGCATCTATTGTATATTAGTATCACTGAAGACAATGAGAGGAGATTGGAGACACTGTTAGTATAGTAAAATTACTCAATTTGAAGTGATGGATAAACTAATTATCCTGATTTGATCATTGCCTAGGGTATATATCTACTGAGACAGTACACAATAGTccacacatatgtatacttactgtatctgcttttattttaaaatctcttgTGTATGCCAGTTTAAAAATATGCCTACCAAGTCCAATGCCTTGGGTTTTCACAGCACAGCAGTGGGAGTGAGGCATTCTAGTGTGGGTCCAAACTCTTCATTCTCCAGCCTCAAATCTCTTTGCTGGGAACTCCATACAAGAGCCTTTGTCAAAACTGTTCATACATTATAGATTTTTGCTTCTCTGGCTGTTTGTTTAATCTTCCTGTAGGTAGGAAGAAATCTTGATTTATGTAACATATTTTCCCTTACAAAATCCTCGTCTCTCAGTTCTTGCCTTGGGGAATGTATAATCATCAGTGGTTTTCTAGGATAAAAATAAATAGCTGGGTTATGGAATTTACAAGAGACCTCTCTCAGAATCAAGCCACATGGTCTTCCTCAGAACAGATTTGAGCAAGAACAACAAGGAGATGGTGGGAAGGACTGGAGTCCCACTGTCATGGATTCTCATAAAAGATCCCAAAAAGTATCTTGATCCCTCCCATTTGATACTCACATTATTTCAGAGAGTACAGAACCACAGACCCAAAGGCTAGCAAGTCCCACAGTTGTCCTTCACCTTGTGGCTAGAAGTCGCTATTCAATGGTTTCTTCTAGGTAAATATGGGTTCCCATGTTCAGGTAAAATGTTATCAActttttgctttctgagacaggaCATAGCACACCTATCTGACTCCATGCCTATCACATTGGGTGGATGGTAAGTTGCTGGAAGTTTTTAATAGTAAATGAATTTCATCACTGCAATAACTTGGAGTAATCTATGAGATTAGGCTCATGTACTGCCCTCAAAAAGCTTGGGGGAACCTTGACTTGGCTCACATTCTTCtgcatccagcagctgactgtgcCCAAACAGAAGGATCTTGGTGAAATGAGTTCCCATTGAGACCTAAGCCTATTGCCAGACTCTGAGATGACCAAATTAAATGTCTGAGGTATAGGCAAGTAAGGTATCATTGTAACCAGTAAGTCTGTTCCAGGAAAACATGTCTTCCCCTCATCTAAGATGTAGGGCAGGAAGCTGTTCTTGGTGAGCAGTGCAGGAGGAAATCATCTAGGGTTACACATTTGCATAAGGGATACCGTGTGTGCTTTCAGAGGGCCACTCCATGAGAAGAGAAGTAAGGTGCTCTGTGTTTCATAAGTGTAATTGATGGGCTTCTAATCAGTGTGGAAATCTATCCAGGGGTTAGTGTGAGCACCTGGTCCTATCTAAGGCACTGAGCTCAAGTCCCTCTGCATCTCTGCACCTCACCAGGCTTCAGTCATGAGGATCCATTACCTTCTCTTTGCATTTCTCCTGGTGCTGCTCTCTCCATGTGCAGGTAAGGCAGGGGAGTAGGACGGTCCCAAAGTAAAATGAGAAACATTTTCCTATAGTgattgcgtgcgtgcgtgcgtgcgtgcgtgcgtgcgtgcgtgcgtgcgtgcgtgtgtgtgtgtgtgtgtgtgtgtgtgtgtgtggtgtctcctctctctatgtttctctctctgttactctgtatttgggtctttctgtgtgtctatctctctgtgcatgcctgtctctatgtatatgtgtccatctctctgtctctgtctctgtgtgcctttctttttccctcctgcCCTTCTTACTTtcccttttatctttttcttctaaGCATATTTTTGAAAATGTGTATTGTGTGACTGTTGAAAGAAACCAAGGattctttatttttcccttgaAGGAGCCTAAGGTAGACTCATTCTCATCTGATCTGCATCACATGACTTCCATTTCCTAACTCCTGGTGCTAAGCTTAAGATTATGAAATGAGTTTCTTATAGGTAGCTTAAAAATGATAATATGAAGAATGTTTGATTCTTATCTGAAAAAAGGTATTCATTTCGAAATCATTTACATTTAAGGAATATAGTCTCTGCTTACCCTAGAGAATTCTTTGCAATGAGCAGCCCAGCCTCTTTTTGAGAACTTCCTCTCCCTATATCCCCATGGAAGACCCTTAAGCACACATTGTCTACAGTTGCTCAGGGGAGGCTATGGATCACAGTTACTCAAACTCTGCTGAAATTGTATTTTGTGAAAAatgtttatattcttttaaattatgtgcacatgtatggatCTGTCATGTGCATGTGCCAAGCACtacagtacccacagaggccatgaAAGGACATACAATCTCTCAGAGATGGGGTTATAGGCACATATGGGTTGCCTGATGTGGTACTAGGAATTTATCCCAGGGCTTCTGCAGGAGCAGTATGCACtcctaattgctgagccatctttccaggatcCAGGTTGTATTTCATCCTTGACATTAAGTAAACAGAAGGAAAGGGATGTACCACTCAAGACAGAGAACTGAAACAAGAGAGAACATGAAATGAATGAAGCAAAGGCCTCAAACTGCATCAGACAGAAAATATAGAGATAAAAACATAATTTCACTCATTTTGTTGCTGGGTTCTGGTTTACAGAGGAGAATCTCTGTTCCATGAGATATACAGACATTAACTCTGTCTGACATTTAGAGGAATgcaaagaaggagggggagggagtgaaGGATAAGTTTAAGACTTAAATTTAGACATTGGAAGCTATCAAAaaagttcatttttctttaggtttTCATTGTAAGTTACTTAGGAATCAAGCTATCCTTAAGCAAGTCCTATTCCCTGAGATTTAGCTTCAATACTTAGTTTAAAATAGGTACCTGGAAATTAAAATACCTTAGTTAAAAAtaggaagatgactcagtgagtaaatGCACTTGTGCAAGTATCTGGTATCCATGTAGAAGCAGAGAGAGCCTCTGGTGCACAACTGTAATACTAATAGTATGAATCACAGAGGCACACTGcggagccagccagccagtcccACTGAtttagttccaggttcagtgagatactctgtctcaaacaatgaGGTAGAGAGGAAATGATGAACATGTCTTAggccaacctctggcctctatatgtttgtgcacacatgcacattcatgtgtAAAGTCACACTCAGTGTCTGTTTCAGATACCAGAACAAGGGACATGTGTGCAGAAAAGCAAAGGCAGGGCTGCTGAGAGGCAGCTAGGGACTCACATGGAATTTTTCCTGAGCTTCTACCAGCTGGCCCTGAAAACTCCAATCAGTTAGGGGTGGAGCAGACACTCGACATTTGGGTCCTAGAAAAACCAGCATCCCCTTTACACAACAACAGTGCCTGTCTCTATCAAGAACTGGATTCAATCCTGCTAAAACAGATATCCCAGTTTTTGGGGAAAAGCCTGTTGAGACTTACTCAAGATAATAACACTTTGGTATGTATTTTTGATGTGGCACTACTAAATGTAAtgtcttgttttttatttatattccagcTTGTATCCAAATAATTAGTTCAATAAGAGGTGTCTGCTGGGGTCAGTGTGTTTCTGGCACTAGAGAGATTGGCATGTCTGGCCTTCGTAGTATGAAATGCTGCATAAGAAAATAGTTAAGAAGACAAAGGTCCTGTGAACCAAAGAAAACACCAGAATTTTCTCCTCTATGAAGATGCACACAACTTAAACCAAACTAAAGTTCCTTGCTTAAATACAAAGACTTGTTGCCTACTAGCTATGTGACCTCAcagcttgttttcttttgggaTGAAATCTAAAATCCTTGCACAAGTCAATCTGTGACACAAGCACTTCTCTCTTAAACTCCTTGGTTTATAGATACCTGTTCTTGTCTCTGATATGCTAATTGATTTCCTGTAGCCAGTGCACATGCACATCCTGCCGACCTTCTATATCCATTTGCCTCCATAACTCTTTGCTTTATCCATCCAATCCCAATGCAAGGCAAAGA
The Mus musculus strain C57BL/6J chromosome 8, GRCm38.p6 C57BL/6J genome window above contains:
- the Defb46 gene encoding beta-defensin 53 precursor; the protein is MRIHYLLFAFLLVLLSPCAACIQIISSIRGVCWGQCVSGTREIGMSGLRSMKCCIRK